One region of Streptococcus salivarius genomic DNA includes:
- a CDS encoding HAD hydrolase family protein: protein MKFVFDLDGTLCFDGMTMSKELQEVLLTAPKYGHEIIFATARSYRDCLSILEGELKKLTVVGLNGGEVFQDELLVSQYTIPSNALGTIVSYCDTYNLPYFIDDTFNYAIQNPDQIPFLSNVDPLNKARILPVQELNKPIKAVIPLAEHEDIREDLIFNLNKLECLDLTYHDIERCLYINLKGVTKASTVLNHFGRDFVAFGNDQNDISLFKYAIYSVQVGDYPYLKDFADEVIPAINTVIAEKIKLLFEKF from the coding sequence ATGAAATTTGTTTTTGATTTGGATGGAACCCTATGTTTTGATGGTATGACTATGTCAAAAGAACTACAAGAGGTTCTTTTAACAGCACCAAAATACGGTCATGAGATTATTTTTGCAACAGCACGCTCTTACAGAGACTGTCTTAGTATTTTGGAGGGAGAATTGAAAAAACTGACAGTAGTTGGCTTAAACGGTGGTGAAGTCTTTCAAGATGAACTATTAGTATCTCAATACACAATACCTTCTAATGCTCTCGGAACGATTGTTAGCTACTGTGATACCTATAACCTCCCTTATTTTATTGATGATACCTTTAATTATGCTATACAAAATCCTGATCAGATTCCTTTCCTTTCAAATGTTGACCCATTAAACAAAGCAAGGATTTTGCCTGTCCAAGAACTTAATAAGCCTATTAAAGCTGTTATTCCACTTGCAGAGCATGAGGATATACGAGAAGATCTTATCTTTAATCTAAACAAACTGGAATGTTTAGACCTTACTTACCATGATATCGAAAGGTGTCTCTACATTAATCTTAAAGGTGTGACTAAGGCTAGTACTGTTTTAAACCACTTTGGTAGAGACTTTGTAGCTTTTGGAAATGACCAAAATGATATTTCTCTTTTCAAATATGCTATATATAGTGTGCAAGTTGGCGATTATCCCTATCTGAAAGACTTTGCGGACGAAGTCATTCCTGCAATTAATACAGTGATTGCTGAAAAAATTAAACTACTGTTTGAAAAGTTCTAA
- a CDS encoding DUF1858 domain-containing protein gives MTTNTIDLSQPVATIIKEHPEVKDLLIDLGFKPLSNPAMLNTVGKVTSLKAGSKLANIPLDKIKKTLLFNGYDVIGD, from the coding sequence ATGACTACCAACACCATAGATTTATCACAACCAGTCGCAACAATCATAAAAGAGCATCCAGAGGTTAAGGATTTACTGATTGACCTTGGTTTTAAGCCCTTGTCTAACCCAGCTATGCTAAATACTGTCGGTAAGGTAACCAGTCTAAAAGCTGGCTCCAAGTTAGCTAATATTCCCCTAGATAAAATCAAGAAAACCTTACTATTCAATGGTTATGATGTCATCGGAGACTAA
- the pcrA gene encoding DNA helicase PcrA: MNPLLTGMNDKQAEAVQTTEGPLLIMAGAGSGKTRVLTHRIAYLIDEKMINPWNILAITFTNKAAREMRERAMALNPATSETLIATFHSMCVRILRREADHIGYNRNFTIVDPGEQRTLMKRILKNLNLDPKKWNERAILGTISNAKNDLLDEVAYEHQAGDMYTQIVAKCYKAYQEELRRSEAMDFDDLIMMTLRLFDKNPDVLAYYQQRYQYIHVDEYQDTNHAQYQLVKLLASRFKNICVVGDADQSIYGWRGADMQNILDFEKDYPEAKVVLLEENYRSTKKILQAANEVIKNNRNRRPKKLWTQNDDGEQIVYYRANDERDEAVFVASTIDNIIREEGKNFKDFAVLYRTNAQSRTIEEALLKSNIPYTMVGGTKFYSRKEIRDVISYLNLIANPADNISFERVVNEPKRGVGPGTLEKIRTFAYEQNMSLLDASANIMLSPIKGKAAQGVYDFANMILNLRDQLDGLSITEAVETVLDKSGYLDALSMQQTLESQARIENIEEFMSVTKNFDETNTDGTEDETGIDRLGRFLNDLALIADTDDGDMEAAEVTLMTLHAAKGLEFPVVFLIGMEEGVFPLSRASEDPEELEEERRLAYVGITRAEEILFLTNANTRTLFGKTSYNRPSRFLREISDDLLQYQGLARPANSSFGVRFTKEEPTQFGQGMSLQQALQTRKANAQPQRHTGAQPFSKATGGLPFGKTSDSGNSATDWEIGDIAHHKKWGDGTVLEVTGSGKTQELKIKFPEVGLKKVLASVAPIEKK; this comes from the coding sequence ATGAACCCATTATTAACTGGTATGAATGACAAACAGGCTGAAGCCGTCCAAACGACTGAGGGGCCTTTATTGATTATGGCTGGTGCAGGATCTGGGAAGACGCGTGTGCTTACCCACCGCATTGCCTACCTCATTGACGAAAAAATGATTAATCCCTGGAATATCCTAGCCATTACCTTTACCAATAAGGCTGCTCGTGAGATGCGTGAGCGTGCCATGGCTTTAAATCCAGCAACTTCAGAAACCTTGATTGCGACCTTCCATAGTATGTGCGTGCGAATTCTTCGTCGGGAAGCGGACCATATTGGCTACAATCGAAACTTTACTATCGTAGATCCTGGTGAACAACGTACTTTGATGAAACGTATTCTCAAGAATCTTAACCTCGATCCTAAGAAGTGGAATGAACGTGCCATCTTAGGGACGATTTCCAACGCCAAAAATGATCTATTGGATGAAGTGGCCTATGAGCACCAGGCCGGTGATATGTACACCCAAATTGTTGCTAAATGTTATAAGGCCTATCAAGAAGAGCTACGTCGTAGTGAAGCTATGGATTTTGACGATTTAATTATGATGACTTTGCGTCTCTTTGACAAAAATCCTGATGTCCTCGCCTATTATCAGCAGCGTTATCAGTACATTCACGTGGATGAGTACCAAGATACCAATCATGCTCAGTATCAGTTGGTAAAACTCTTGGCATCTCGCTTCAAGAATATCTGTGTCGTAGGTGATGCGGACCAATCAATCTACGGTTGGCGTGGGGCTGATATGCAGAACATCCTTGATTTTGAGAAGGACTATCCTGAAGCCAAGGTGGTTCTCTTGGAAGAAAACTACCGTTCAACCAAGAAGATTCTCCAGGCAGCCAACGAAGTTATCAAGAACAACCGAAACCGCCGTCCAAAGAAACTTTGGACTCAAAATGACGACGGTGAACAAATCGTTTATTACCGTGCTAATGACGAGCGTGATGAAGCTGTTTTTGTTGCTTCAACTATTGATAACATCATTCGTGAAGAAGGTAAGAACTTCAAGGATTTCGCTGTACTTTACCGTACCAATGCTCAGTCTCGTACTATTGAAGAAGCCTTGCTCAAGTCAAATATTCCTTATACCATGGTTGGTGGTACCAAGTTCTATAGCCGTAAAGAAATCCGTGATGTCATTTCTTACTTAAACTTGATTGCCAATCCTGCGGATAATATTAGCTTTGAACGTGTGGTTAATGAACCTAAACGTGGAGTTGGGCCTGGTACGCTTGAAAAGATTCGTACCTTTGCCTATGAGCAAAACATGAGTCTCCTAGATGCATCAGCTAATATAATGTTGTCACCAATCAAGGGGAAAGCGGCTCAGGGCGTTTACGATTTTGCTAACATGATTCTGAACCTACGTGACCAGCTAGATGGGCTAAGCATCACTGAAGCTGTAGAAACAGTTTTAGATAAGTCTGGTTATCTGGATGCTCTTTCTATGCAACAAACACTTGAAAGTCAAGCACGCATTGAAAATATCGAAGAGTTCATGTCTGTTACTAAGAATTTTGATGAAACCAACACCGATGGTACGGAAGACGAGACTGGCATTGACCGTTTAGGTCGTTTCTTGAACGATCTAGCTTTGATTGCTGATACGGACGATGGTGATATGGAAGCAGCAGAAGTAACCTTGATGACCCTCCATGCTGCTAAAGGACTTGAATTCCCAGTTGTCTTTCTTATTGGTATGGAAGAGGGGGTCTTCCCTTTGTCTCGTGCCTCAGAAGATCCAGAAGAACTCGAAGAAGAGCGTCGCTTAGCTTACGTAGGTATTACCCGTGCTGAAGAGATTCTTTTCCTTACGAACGCTAATACGCGTACGCTTTTTGGTAAGACTAGCTATAATCGTCCTAGCCGTTTCTTGCGTGAAATTTCAGATGATTTATTACAATATCAAGGTCTAGCACGCCCAGCCAATTCATCATTTGGTGTTCGTTTTACAAAGGAAGAGCCTACACAATTTGGTCAAGGCATGAGTTTACAACAAGCGCTTCAGACCAGAAAAGCAAATGCACAACCTCAAAGACATACGGGCGCTCAGCCATTTTCAAAAGCTACTGGCGGACTACCTTTTGGCAAGACTTCAGACTCTGGGAATTCAGCTACTGACTGGGAAATCGGAGATATCGCTCACCACAAGAAGTGGGGAGATGGGACCGTCCTAGAAGTAACTGGAAGTGGCAAGACACAAGAACTTAAGATCAAATTCCCAGAAGTTGGACTTAAAAAAGTTTTGGCAAGCGTAGCACCGATTGAGAAGAAATAG
- the tpx gene encoding thiol peroxidase: protein MPTFIGKPVTVAEDKQLQVGDTLRDFNLTATDLTKKSLSEFDGKKKVISIVPSIDTGICSTQTRTFNKELSELDDTVVITISVDLPFAQARWCGAEGLENAIMLSDYYDNSFGKDYGVLIEEWHLLARAVIVADADNKITYVEYLDNINTDPNYEAAVAAAKSL, encoded by the coding sequence ATGCCAACATTTATTGGAAAACCAGTTACAGTAGCAGAAGACAAACAACTTCAAGTTGGAGATACCTTGCGTGACTTTAATTTGACAGCAACAGATTTGACGAAAAAATCACTTTCAGAATTCGATGGTAAGAAAAAAGTTATCTCTATCGTTCCATCAATCGATACTGGTATTTGTTCAACTCAGACACGTACCTTTAACAAGGAATTGTCAGAACTAGATGATACTGTCGTTATTACTATTTCAGTGGACCTACCATTTGCGCAAGCTCGTTGGTGTGGTGCTGAGGGCCTTGAAAATGCCATCATGCTCTCTGACTACTATGATAATAGTTTCGGTAAAGACTATGGTGTCCTTATTGAAGAATGGCACTTGTTAGCGCGTGCCGTTATAGTGGCAGACGCTGACAACAAGATTACTTATGTCGAATATTTGGACAATATCAATACTGATCCAAACTATGAAGCAGCAGTAGCAGCAGCTAAAAGCTTATAA
- a CDS encoding alanine/glycine:cation symporter family protein: MDDFVWGPPLLVLLVGTGVYLTIRLGLLQVLRLPKAFKLIFAEDKGEGDISSFAALATALAATVGTGNIVGVATAIKTGGPGALFWMWIAAFFGMATKYSEGLLAIKFRTLDDQGNVSGGPMYYITHGFSGKWQTIAKPLAYFFAFAGVLVAWLGIGTFSQVNSITASLQNSFDWSPKIVSVILALITAAIIFGGIQSISKVSEKVVPFMAGLYILAALVVIFTNFNQLLPVLEMVFQSAFTGKAAVGGFAGATVMVAMRLGIARGVFSNESGLGSAPIAAAAAKTEEPVEQGLISMTGTFIDTIIICTLTGLAILVTGQWSGSLEGAPMTQAAFSSVFGTFGEIALTLSLVLFAFTTILGWSYYGERCFEFIFKSTKFLPLYRLIFVVMVALGGYLTLDVVWKIADIVNGLMALPNLVALLVLSPIIIKETKSYFERHK; encoded by the coding sequence ATTGATGATTTTGTCTGGGGCCCTCCCCTTCTGGTCCTTCTTGTAGGAACTGGGGTTTACCTTACAATTCGTCTTGGTCTTTTGCAAGTACTTCGTCTTCCTAAAGCTTTTAAACTTATCTTTGCTGAGGATAAAGGGGAAGGTGATATTTCTAGTTTTGCAGCCCTTGCAACGGCTCTAGCTGCAACTGTCGGTACAGGTAACATTGTCGGTGTGGCTACTGCCATCAAAACTGGTGGACCTGGTGCCCTTTTCTGGATGTGGATTGCAGCTTTCTTTGGTATGGCAACCAAATATTCCGAAGGTCTTTTGGCTATTAAATTCCGTACACTTGACGACCAAGGTAATGTCTCTGGTGGTCCAATGTATTACATCACACACGGTTTTTCTGGAAAATGGCAAACAATTGCTAAACCTTTGGCCTACTTCTTTGCCTTTGCAGGTGTGCTTGTTGCATGGTTAGGGATTGGTACCTTCTCTCAAGTTAACTCAATCACCGCTTCACTTCAAAATAGCTTTGACTGGTCACCAAAAATCGTAAGTGTCATTCTTGCTCTTATCACTGCTGCTATCATTTTTGGTGGTATCCAATCTATCTCTAAAGTTTCTGAAAAGGTCGTACCATTTATGGCTGGGCTCTATATCTTAGCAGCTCTTGTGGTTATCTTTACTAACTTTAATCAACTTCTTCCAGTCCTTGAAATGGTCTTCCAATCTGCCTTTACTGGTAAAGCAGCCGTGGGTGGTTTTGCTGGTGCGACAGTCATGGTTGCAATGCGACTTGGTATTGCGCGTGGTGTCTTCTCAAATGAGTCAGGTCTTGGATCAGCTCCTATCGCTGCAGCTGCTGCTAAGACCGAAGAACCAGTTGAACAAGGTTTGATTTCAATGACAGGTACTTTCATTGATACGATTATCATCTGTACGCTTACTGGTCTTGCCATCCTTGTAACGGGTCAATGGTCAGGTAGCCTAGAAGGTGCCCCAATGACACAAGCAGCCTTCTCTTCTGTTTTTGGTACATTTGGTGAAATTGCCTTGACACTTTCTTTGGTTCTCTTTGCCTTTACAACAATCTTGGGTTGGTCTTACTACGGTGAACGTTGTTTCGAATTCATTTTCAAATCAACGAAATTCCTTCCACTCTACCGCCTCATTTTTGTAGTCATGGTTGCTCTTGGTGGTTACCTCACACTTGATGTTGTTTGGAAAATTGCGGATATCGTAAACGGTTTGATGGCTTTGCCTAACTTGGTTGCCCTCCTAGTCCTATCACCAATTATCATCAAAGAAACCAAATCATACTTTGAACGCCACAAATAA
- a CDS encoding amino acid ABC transporter permease has product MIIDFSLILKSIPYVLSGLPYTLGISLLSFMVGNVFAIILAFMRMSQKPWLKYPARVYISIMRGVPMLVVLFILYFGLPYIGVQLPALLCAFIGFSCVSAAYMAEIFRSSIAAVDKGQWEAARSLGLPQKSIIRRIILPQAMRIAVAPLGNVIIDMVKSSSLAAMITVPDIFQNAKIIGGREYDYMSMYILIALIYWTLSFTFELLQGYLEKRLATY; this is encoded by the coding sequence ATGATTATTGATTTTTCACTGATTCTAAAAAGCATTCCCTATGTCCTATCAGGTTTGCCCTATACTTTGGGGATTTCCCTTTTAAGCTTTATGGTGGGGAATGTATTTGCCATCATCCTTGCCTTTATGCGGATGTCGCAAAAACCTTGGTTGAAATATCCTGCCCGTGTTTATATTTCCATCATGCGTGGGGTCCCTATGTTGGTCGTCCTCTTCATTCTTTACTTTGGTCTGCCTTACATTGGTGTTCAGCTGCCTGCCCTTCTTTGTGCCTTTATTGGTTTCTCATGTGTCAGTGCCGCTTATATGGCAGAGATTTTCCGTTCATCCATAGCTGCAGTAGATAAGGGGCAGTGGGAAGCCGCTCGTTCTCTTGGCCTTCCTCAGAAATCTATTATCCGTCGAATTATCTTACCTCAGGCCATGCGTATAGCAGTAGCCCCACTTGGTAATGTTATTATTGATATGGTTAAGAGTTCGTCATTAGCTGCTATGATTACAGTGCCTGACATTTTCCAAAATGCTAAGATTATCGGTGGGCGTGAGTATGACTACATGTCTATGTATATCCTAATCGCCCTTATTTACTGGACTTTGAGCTTTACTTTTGAACTGCTTCAAGGTTATCTAGAAAAACGTTTAGCTACCTATTGA
- the nt5e gene encoding cell surface ecto-5'-nucleotidase Nt5e, whose product MKKKTVVATTLSTLLVSTAILTNAVQADEVETHAAVTPPSTEVVATEATTNATSTGAASSESAAPVASSTSVVTVSTAETSETPVATASENATVAATPTTEVVTNASTSASNDTVTVLHTNDVHGRMVEDDRNGVIGDALLSGIVNDSRSKGTTIVLDAGDSFQGLPISNSSKGEDMANVMNAVGFDAMTVGNHEFDFGLDQLRRLSKQINFPIITSNVYVNGVRLFQPSTIVDKTPGLDGDEVVVIGVTTPETATKTHPRNIPGVSFTDPITEVKAVVDQVESNARAEGKEYKTYVVLGHLGIDTTTPVEWRGSTLAEALSNYAPLKGKRVLVLDGHSHTLHTATYGDNVTYNQTGSYLNNVGRVVYNSDRVLSHGVISHDEAKKNYQVNPTVKAMIDDIQAKYKADSSKVVIENSPVKLSGDRMDVRVRETNLGNVVADALLDYGQSAFTHKSNLAVTNGGGLRETIAKDKPITKGDIIAVLPFGNSVAQIQVTGQNIHDMFVKSLGSILQVDESGKTVLDESGQPLLEPSGGFLQVSGARVYYDTTLPAEKRILSIDILDPETGAYKPLNTNGTYYLVTNDFLAAGGDGFTMLGGPREEGPSMDTVFADYLTRADLSKYAVINPNSRTISISSADFAAMNKKENAADPTLNPLAPVTPSTIAKDLETSKPVVSKVVTTPNGKVFFISTRSEALKETEKVTEASAQTEILPTTGDKGSHAGLLGLGMLLTLFGLSGKHKGKEKN is encoded by the coding sequence ATGAAGAAGAAAACAGTCGTTGCAACGACCCTATCAACCCTACTTGTCTCAACTGCCATCTTGACCAATGCTGTCCAAGCTGACGAGGTAGAAACTCATGCAGCTGTAACACCACCAAGCACTGAAGTAGTAGCTACAGAGGCAACTACCAATGCGACATCTACTGGTGCTGCATCTAGCGAGTCTGCAGCACCAGTAGCTAGTTCAACATCAGTTGTTACTGTTTCAACAGCTGAAACAAGCGAAACACCAGTTGCCACAGCAAGCGAAAATGCCACTGTAGCCGCAACTCCTACAACTGAAGTCGTGACAAATGCTAGCACAAGTGCCAGCAATGACACTGTAACTGTCCTTCACACCAACGATGTTCATGGTCGCATGGTTGAAGATGATCGTAATGGGGTTATTGGTGATGCCCTTTTGTCTGGTATCGTCAATGATTCTCGTTCGAAAGGAACAACCATCGTCCTTGATGCTGGTGACTCATTCCAAGGTCTTCCAATTTCAAACAGTTCTAAGGGTGAAGACATGGCAAATGTCATGAATGCTGTTGGCTTTGATGCCATGACAGTGGGTAACCATGAGTTCGACTTTGGGCTTGACCAATTGCGTCGTTTGAGCAAACAAATCAATTTCCCAATCATCACATCTAACGTATATGTAAATGGCGTACGTCTTTTCCAACCATCTACAATCGTTGACAAAACACCTGGTCTTGATGGAGATGAAGTAGTCGTTATTGGTGTTACAACACCTGAGACAGCTACTAAGACACACCCACGAAATATTCCTGGTGTCTCTTTCACCGATCCTATTACTGAGGTTAAGGCTGTTGTTGACCAAGTGGAATCAAATGCCCGTGCCGAAGGTAAGGAATACAAGACTTATGTTGTCCTTGGTCACTTGGGGATTGATACAACAACTCCAGTTGAATGGCGTGGATCAACTTTGGCAGAAGCTCTTTCAAACTATGCACCTCTGAAAGGAAAACGTGTTCTTGTCCTTGATGGTCACTCACACACTCTCCACACAGCGACATACGGTGATAACGTCACTTACAACCAAACTGGTAGCTACCTTAACAATGTTGGCCGCGTCGTTTATAATTCTGACCGTGTCTTGTCACATGGCGTGATTTCACACGACGAAGCTAAAAAGAATTATCAAGTTAACCCAACAGTTAAAGCTATGATTGATGATATCCAAGCTAAGTACAAGGCGGATTCTTCGAAAGTCGTTATTGAAAATAGCCCTGTTAAACTTAGCGGTGACCGTATGGACGTTCGTGTTCGCGAAACTAACCTTGGTAATGTGGTCGCTGATGCTCTCTTAGATTACGGACAATCAGCCTTCACACACAAGTCTAACCTTGCCGTGACAAATGGTGGTGGTCTTCGTGAAACAATCGCCAAAGACAAACCAATCACTAAAGGTGATATCATTGCTGTGCTTCCATTTGGTAACTCAGTTGCTCAAATTCAAGTAACAGGTCAAAATATCCATGATATGTTTGTCAAATCTCTTGGTTCTATTCTCCAAGTTGACGAAAGTGGTAAAACTGTTCTGGATGAAAGTGGTCAACCTCTCCTTGAACCATCTGGTGGTTTCCTTCAAGTCTCTGGAGCTCGTGTTTACTATGACACAACTCTTCCAGCTGAAAAACGTATCTTGTCAATTGACATTTTAGATCCAGAAACTGGTGCCTATAAACCACTCAACACAAACGGAACTTACTACCTTGTAACCAACGACTTCTTGGCTGCTGGTGGTGATGGTTTCACAATGTTGGGCGGTCCTCGTGAAGAAGGTCCTTCAATGGATACCGTCTTTGCGGATTACTTGACACGTGCAGACCTTTCTAAGTATGCCGTTATCAATCCAAACTCACGTACCATTTCAATTTCAAGTGCTGATTTTGCAGCCATGAACAAGAAAGAAAATGCAGCAGATCCTACACTTAATCCATTGGCACCAGTCACTCCATCAACTATTGCTAAAGATTTAGAAACTAGCAAACCAGTCGTATCTAAAGTAGTGACGACTCCTAATGGCAAAGTATTCTTCATTTCAACAAGAAGCGAAGCACTTAAAGAAACAGAAAAAGTGACAGAAGCTTCTGCCCAAACTGAAATTCTTCCTACAACAGGTGACAAGGGCTCACACGCAGGTCTCCTTGGACTTGGTATGTTGCTAACTCTCTTTGGACTCAGTGGAAAACACAAAGGTAAAGAGAAAAACTAA
- a CDS encoding O-acetylhomoserine aminocarboxypropyltransferase/cysteine synthase family protein: MSREFSFETLQLHAGQTPDKETKSRAVPIYQTTSYVFDDAQEGEDLFALRKPGNIYTRITNPTVAVLEERIAALEGGVGALATASGMAAITYAVLGLAHAGDHVVAATTLYGGTFNLLKETLPRYGVTTTFVDVDNPEEIEAAIKDNTKLVLIESLGNPLINIPDFEKIAEIAHSHKIPLVADNTFGTPYLINVISHGVDIVVHSATKFIGGHGTTIGGLIVDSGKFDWEASGKFPQLVDEDPSYHNISYTRDVGPAAFITALRTQLLRDTGAALAPFNAFLLLQGLETLSLRVERHVENAKKIVDFLENHPKVEKVNYPGLPSSPYYDLAQKYFPKGPGSIFTFHVKGGQDEARTVIDNLEIFSDLANVADAKSLVVHPATTTHQQLAEADLLACGVTPNQIRISVGLENADDLIEDLKLALDKI; encoded by the coding sequence ATGTCACGAGAATTTTCATTTGAAACCTTACAATTACACGCTGGACAAACACCTGATAAGGAAACAAAATCACGTGCGGTTCCAATTTACCAAACGACTTCATATGTCTTTGACGATGCTCAAGAAGGTGAAGATCTCTTTGCCCTTAGAAAACCGGGTAATATTTACACACGTATTACCAATCCAACAGTAGCAGTACTTGAAGAACGTATCGCAGCCCTCGAAGGTGGTGTTGGTGCCTTGGCTACGGCTTCAGGTATGGCTGCAATCACCTATGCGGTCCTTGGTTTGGCACATGCTGGCGATCATGTTGTTGCTGCGACAACACTCTACGGTGGAACATTCAATCTCTTAAAAGAAACTCTTCCACGCTATGGTGTCACAACAACTTTTGTAGATGTTGACAATCCTGAAGAAATTGAAGCTGCTATCAAAGATAATACCAAACTAGTCTTGATTGAGTCTTTGGGTAATCCGCTCATCAACATTCCTGATTTTGAAAAGATTGCTGAAATTGCTCACAGTCATAAGATTCCATTGGTTGCTGACAATACTTTTGGTACTCCATATCTCATCAATGTTATCTCCCATGGTGTAGATATCGTAGTTCATTCTGCGACTAAGTTTATCGGTGGACATGGAACAACTATCGGTGGCCTTATCGTCGATTCTGGTAAATTTGACTGGGAAGCTTCAGGAAAATTCCCACAGTTGGTTGACGAAGACCCATCTTACCACAATATCAGCTATACACGTGATGTTGGTCCAGCAGCATTTATCACTGCTCTTCGTACACAACTTTTGCGTGATACAGGGGCTGCCTTAGCACCTTTCAATGCTTTCTTGCTTTTACAAGGACTTGAAACACTTTCACTTCGTGTCGAACGCCATGTCGAAAATGCTAAAAAAATCGTAGACTTTTTGGAAAATCATCCAAAAGTTGAAAAAGTGAACTATCCTGGATTGCCATCAAGTCCTTACTATGATTTGGCACAAAAATACTTCCCTAAAGGACCAGGTTCTATTTTCACTTTCCATGTTAAAGGTGGACAAGACGAAGCACGTACCGTTATTGATAATCTTGAAATCTTCTCAGATTTAGCTAACGTTGCTGATGCAAAATCTTTGGTGGTTCACCCTGCAACAACAACTCATCAACAATTGGCAGAAGCAGATTTGTTGGCTTGTGGTGTCACTCCAAATCAAATTCGTATCTCAGTTGGTTTGGAAAACGCAGATGATTTGATTGAAGATTTAAAACTAGCCCTTGATAAAATTTAA
- the mnmE gene encoding tRNA uridine-5-carboxymethylaminomethyl(34) synthesis GTPase MnmE yields MSITKEFDTITAISTPLGEGAIGIVRLSGTDAVTIANKVFKGKNLETVASHTINYGHIVENDETIDEVMVSVMRAPKTFTREDVVEINTHGGVAVTNEILQLLIRSGARMAEPGEFTKRAFLNGRVDLTQAEAVMDLIRAKTDKAMAVAVSQLDGSLKNLINNTRQEILNTLAQVEVNIDYPEYDDVEEVTTNLVREKTQEFQALLENLLATAKRGKILREGLSTAIIGRPNVGKSSLLNNLLREEKAIVTDIEGTTRDVIEEYVNIKGVPLKLIDTAGIRDTDDVVEKIGVERSKKALEEADLVLLVLNSSEPLTEQDRTLLEISQNSNRIILLNKTDLPQAIQMEELPDDVISISVLKNENIDKIEDRINQLFFDNAGLVEKDATYLSNARHISLIEKALESLEAVNQGLELGMPVDLLQVDMTRTWEILGEITGDAAPDELITQLFSQFCLGK; encoded by the coding sequence ATGTCAATTACCAAAGAATTTGATACGATTACTGCCATCTCAACACCTTTAGGTGAAGGTGCTATCGGTATTGTTCGCTTATCTGGAACTGATGCTGTTACGATTGCTAATAAGGTTTTCAAAGGAAAAAATTTAGAAACGGTCGCTTCACATACTATCAATTACGGTCATATCGTGGAAAATGATGAAACCATTGATGAAGTCATGGTTAGTGTTATGCGTGCACCAAAGACCTTTACACGTGAGGATGTCGTAGAAATCAACACACATGGCGGTGTCGCTGTAACTAATGAAATTCTTCAACTCCTTATCCGTTCTGGTGCTCGTATGGCCGAACCTGGAGAATTTACCAAACGTGCCTTCTTGAATGGTCGTGTGGACTTGACCCAGGCCGAAGCTGTCATGGATTTGATTCGTGCTAAGACTGATAAGGCCATGGCCGTTGCCGTTTCTCAACTTGATGGTTCGCTCAAGAACCTCATTAACAACACTCGCCAAGAAATCCTTAACACTTTGGCTCAAGTCGAAGTTAATATTGATTACCCAGAGTATGATGATGTTGAGGAGGTTACCACAAATCTTGTCCGTGAAAAGACTCAAGAGTTCCAGGCACTCTTGGAAAATCTTCTGGCTACTGCTAAACGAGGAAAAATTCTACGAGAAGGTCTTTCAACGGCAATCATTGGTCGTCCAAATGTCGGCAAATCTAGTCTTCTTAACAATCTACTACGTGAGGAGAAGGCAATCGTTACAGACATTGAGGGTACAACACGTGATGTCATTGAAGAATACGTTAATATCAAAGGTGTTCCTCTTAAGTTGATTGATACGGCTGGTATCCGTGACACAGACGATGTTGTTGAAAAGATTGGTGTGGAGCGTTCTAAGAAAGCTCTCGAAGAGGCTGACTTGGTTCTTCTTGTCCTTAATAGTTCTGAACCATTGACTGAGCAGGATCGTACATTACTCGAAATCAGCCAAAACAGCAATCGCATAATTCTCCTGAATAAAACAGACCTTCCTCAAGCAATCCAAATGGAAGAGCTTCCTGACGATGTCATTTCGATTTCAGTCCTCAAGAATGAAAACATCGACAAAATTGAAGACCGCATCAATCAACTCTTCTTTGATAATGCTGGTTTAGTAGAGAAAGATGCTACTTATCTCTCAAATGCCCGTCACATTTCACTCATTGAAAAGGCACTCGAAAGCCTTGAAGCAGTCAATCAAGGTCTTGAACTAGGTATGCCTGTTGACCTGTTACAAGTTGATATGACACGTACTTGGGAGATTCTTGGTGAAATTACTGGTGATGCTGCTCCAGATGAACTGATTACTCAACTATTTAGTCAGTTCTGTCTAGGAAAATAA